A genome region from Bombus huntii isolate Logan2020A unplaced genomic scaffold, iyBomHunt1.1 ctg00000130.1, whole genome shotgun sequence includes the following:
- the LOC126877181 gene encoding omega-amidase NIT2-A-like isoform X2 has product MPEIEGDKLYNTCTIWGPDGTLIAKHRKVHLFDIDIPNKITFRESDSLSPGNSLTTFDVKGCKIGIDICYDIRFEEMARIYRNKGIKSTIRGLSSHIQK; this is encoded by the exons atgcctgaaatagagggcgataaattgtacaatacttgtactatttggggtcccgatggaactttgatagcaaaacaccgaaag gtacatctattcgacatcgacattcctaataagattacttttcgagagagtgattcactcagtcctggtaactccctaacgacgttcgatgtgaagggctgcaaaataggtattgacatttgctatgatattagattcgaggaaatggcacgcatttatcggaacaaag gaattaaaagcacaataagaggactgtcctcgcatattcagaaatga
- the LOC126877181 gene encoding omega-amidase NIT2-A-like isoform X3: protein MPEIEGDKLYNTCTIWGPDGTLIAKHRKVHLFDIDIPNKITFRESDSLSPGNSLTTFDVKGCKIGIDICYDIRFEEMARIYRNKDTSG from the exons atgcctgaaatagagggcgataaattgtacaatacttgtactatttggggtcccgatggaactttgatagcaaaacaccgaaag gtacatctattcgacatcgacattcctaataagattacttttcgagagagtgattcactcagtcctggtaactccctaacgacgttcgatgtgaagggctgcaaaataggtattgacatttgctatgatattagattcgaggaaatggcacgcatttatcggaacaaag atacttctggctag
- the LOC126877181 gene encoding omega-amidase NIT2-A-like isoform X1, giving the protein MPEIEGDKLYNTCTIWGPDGTLIAKHRKVHLFDIDIPNKITFRESDSLSPGNSLTTFDVKGCKIGIDICYDIRFEEMARIYRNKGCQMLIYPAAFNMTTGPLHWSLLQRSRANDNQLYVACISPARVP; this is encoded by the exons atgcctgaaatagagggcgataaattgtacaatacttgtactatttggggtcccgatggaactttgatagcaaaacaccgaaag gtacatctattcgacatcgacattcctaataagattacttttcgagagagtgattcactcagtcctggtaactccctaacgacgttcgatgtgaagggctgcaaaataggtattgacatttgctatgatattagattcgaggaaatggcacgcatttatcggaacaaag gttgccaaatgctgatatatccagcggcattcaatatgaccactggaccactgcactggtcattacttcagcgttccagagcgaatgataatcaattatacgttgcctgcatatcaccggctcgtgttccttaa